In the genome of Streptomyces sp. NBC_00259, the window TGACGAACCCCCGCCGGGTGATCTGCCTCATACGCCGAGTCATGTACCGACCCTCCGGACCGTTGTGCGCCGCGTCCTCGCCGCCGTTCCCGCACAGCATGCCCGCCCCGGGCGCCCGTCCACACGCACCGGCGGAGTAACGTCGTGGGGTCGAGGCGGTCACCGGAGCCATACGGGGGACCTGCCGCACCGAAGATCAGCGAAAGGCACGATGTGACCGACACTGTGGCCGGCGTATCCCGCGTCGGAGTGGTGGGCTGTGGCCAGATGGGCGCCGGTATCGCGGAGGTGTGCGCCCGCAGCGGACTCGAGGTCAGGGTCGCCGAGACCACCGGCGAGGCCCTGGAGATCGGCCGTACGCGTCTGTACAACTCGCTCTCGAAGGCCGCCGAACGCGGCAAGATCAGCGAGGAGGAGCGGGACGCGACGCTGGCGCGGCTCAGCTTCACCACCGACCTCGGTGAGTTCGCGGACCGCGATCTCGTCATCGAGGCCGTCGTGGAGAACGAGCAGGTCAAGACCGAGATCTTCCAGGTCCTCGACCAGGTCGTGACCCGGCAGGACGCGATCCTCGCCTCCAACACCTCCTCCATCCCGCTGGTGAAGCTGGCCGTCGCGACCTCCCGTCCCGACCAGGTCATCGGCATCCACTTCTTCAACCCGGCCCCGGTGCAGAAGCTCGTCGAGCTGATCCCGGCCCTGACGACGTCCGAGGAGACGATCAAGCGGTCGGAGGCCGTGGTCGAGCAGATACTGGGCAAGCACGCCATCCGCGCCCAGGACCGCTCGGGCTTCGTGGTGAACGCGCTGCTCATCCCGTATCTGCTCTCGGCGATCCGGATGTTCGAGTCGGGCATCGCCAGCCGTGAGGACATCGACAACGGCATGGAGCTGGGCTGCGCCCACCCGATGGGCCCGCTGAAGCTCTCGGACCTGATCGGTCTGGACACGGTCGCCTCGGTGGCCGACTCGATGTACGCCGAGTTCAAGGAGCCGCTGTACGCCGCTCCGCCGCTGCTGCAGCGCATGGTGGACGCGGGACGGCTGGGGCGCAAGACGGGGTCGGGCTTCTACTCGTACTCCTGATTCCCCTGATTCGCACAGGTGTTTCACACGGGGTGTGAGGAGCGTGTCCGCATATGCCGTGCGCACACGCTCCCCGGCTCCCACAAGGGGGAGTTGACTCGGGATCGCTCGGCCGAGGGACCACCGGACAACTTTTCCTAAGAGGAGCAGACAGGTGACCACCGACCCCGATCACTTAGCCGCCGTCGAGGAGTTCGCCGAGCTGCGCCGCACACTCGACGTCGGCCTCGCCCGTATCGACGGGCATCTCGCCCTGCTGGCCCAGCGGCACGACCGGATCGACCGGGATCTGGACGAACTGGCCGCACGCGTGGTGACGCTCGAGCACAGCAGGTGGCCCCTGCCCGCCGTCGCCGCGCTCACCGCGCTGGGCGCGCTGGCGGTGGCGGTCTGGCAGGCGGCCGGCCACTAGATCATGTCCGGGACAGGTGGGGCACCGGGGGCCGTCCCCGCGTCGCTCAGCCCAGCCGCAGATGGTGCAGCATCAGCAGCCCGGCCGCCATGTTGGCGGCCGGGACCTCGCCGCGGGCGATCATGTCGGGGACCAGCTTCAGCGGTATCCACTCTCGGCGCGAGGACTCGAAGTCGTCCTCGGGATGGCCGATGTACGTGGCCTTCTCCGACCAGTAGAGATGGTGCCGCGCGTCGGTCAGCCCGTTGGACGGCTCCACGGTCAGCAGATGCTGGAGCGGCCCGGGGCGCCAGCCGGTCTCCTCCTCCATCTCACGGGCCGCGGCGGAGGCGATGTCCTCGCCGTCCTCGACGACACCTGCCGCGAGCTCCCAGCCCCAGCTGTCGGTGATGAAGCGGTGCCGCCAGAGCATCAGCACCTCGTTGGCCTCGTTGACGGCGGTCGCGACGGCGACCGGGCGGAGCCGGATCAGGAAGTGGTCGAGATGCCGGCCGTCCGGCAGCTCCACATCCGCGAGATTGACCCTGAACCAGCGGTTCTCATAGACGGTTTGCTCGCTCAACTTCGTCCACTGCACGGTTCTGCCACCTTCCGACAAGTAGATGGCAATATCGCAGCAGGGTCATGCTCACAGGGGAACGCGCAGGGCTCCGTCGATGAGTTCGGCCGCCTCCACCGCGGGCGGGCAGCCGCTCGCCGCGAGATGCTCCCGTACCGACCGCAGCCGGTCCCGGAGCCGCTGCGACTCCGTTCCCCTGGCCCGTTCGGTCATCTCGACCGCCGTCCGCGCGGCCCGGTCCGCCTCGCCCTGGCGCAGCTCGATCTGGCTCAGCATGGCCAGCCGGTGCACCCGGCCCCGGTCGTGCGACGGAACCGCGGCGGCGGCCCGCGCGTGCTCACCGGCCGCCGTCAGGTCCCCGAGGCACAGCAGCGCCTCCGCGACCTGCACGTTCACCAGCCCCGGCTGGACGTAGCCCGTCTCGTCCGGTTCGTGCCCGGGGCGGATCCGCTCCGCCTCGGCCTCCGCGCGCCGGATACAGCCCAACGCGGCGCCACCGTCCCCCAGTTGCGCGTACGCCTTCGCCTGCATCGCGTACAGATCGGCGGCAAGCGCCGGCGTGATCTGCCGTCCGGCGGCCCGCAGCGCCGCCTCCGCGAACGCCACCGCCTGCCGGTGCTCCCCCATGAACAGCGACTGGTTCACCAGCAGCGCGATGACGTACGCCCCGAGCCCCCGGTCGCCGCTCGCCTTCGCGAGCCGCAGCGCCTGGTGGAAGTAGCGCTGGGCCAGCCCGTGCGCGTCCGAGTCGTACGCGCAGATGCCCGCGACGGCGACCAGGCCGCCGGTCGCGCGGTGCAGCTGACGGCCGAGCGCGTCGCTGTAGGCGCCCCGCAGCAGCGGCGCCGTCTCGGCGTTGAGGAAGCCGACGATCCGGGAGCGGGTGGCGATACCGCCGGCCTTGCGGTACATCAGCTCGTAGTGCGCGCGGGCCGCCCGCAGCATCTTGATGTCGGCCATGCTCACCCGGGTCGGTCCGCTGCGCGAGACGTCGGCGTCCTCC includes:
- a CDS encoding 3-hydroxybutyryl-CoA dehydrogenase, whose amino-acid sequence is MAGVSRVGVVGCGQMGAGIAEVCARSGLEVRVAETTGEALEIGRTRLYNSLSKAAERGKISEEERDATLARLSFTTDLGEFADRDLVIEAVVENEQVKTEIFQVLDQVVTRQDAILASNTSSIPLVKLAVATSRPDQVIGIHFFNPAPVQKLVELIPALTTSEETIKRSEAVVEQILGKHAIRAQDRSGFVVNALLIPYLLSAIRMFESGIASREDIDNGMELGCAHPMGPLKLSDLIGLDTVASVADSMYAEFKEPLYAAPPLLQRMVDAGRLGRKTGSGFYSYS
- a CDS encoding NUDIX hydrolase; this translates as MQWTKLSEQTVYENRWFRVNLADVELPDGRHLDHFLIRLRPVAVATAVNEANEVLMLWRHRFITDSWGWELAAGVVEDGEDIASAAAREMEEETGWRPGPLQHLLTVEPSNGLTDARHHLYWSEKATYIGHPEDDFESSRREWIPLKLVPDMIARGEVPAANMAAGLLMLHHLRLG
- a CDS encoding transcriptional regulator, which translates into the protein MQPNTLLDALLDEAGISHAGLAAHVNQMGRARGLTLRYEHTAVARWLKGQRPRGRVPDLICEVLAARLHRAVTLDDIGLGVPGETGDRHGSPLSGFVERATALWRSDEQQRPHILGAPAVTGTPAVMPVWEWENPPEDADVSRSGPTRVSMADIKMLRAARAHYELMYRKAGGIATRSRIVGFLNAETAPLLRGAYSDALGRQLHRATGGLVAVAGICAYDSDAHGLAQRYFHQALRLAKASGDRGLGAYVIALLVNQSLFMGEHRQAVAFAEAALRAAGRQITPALAADLYAMQAKAYAQLGDGGAALGCIRRAEAEAERIRPGHEPDETGYVQPGLVNVQVAEALLCLGDLTAAGEHARAAAAVPSHDRGRVHRLAMLSQIELRQGEADRAARTAVEMTERARGTESQRLRDRLRSVREHLAASGCPPAVEAAELIDGALRVPL